In Prunus dulcis chromosome 1, ALMONDv2, whole genome shotgun sequence, the following are encoded in one genomic region:
- the LOC117614228 gene encoding uncharacterized protein LOC117614228 isoform X1, whose product MAFRCRSFSKPAFSFLKSTVNKPTVKPRSMSSLPTTRPSLTLSRPTPQLGSLQSLLPFHSAVSSARLTSCLGIDSRSSRSLSQGMLGANPGV is encoded by the exons ATGGCCTTTCGCTGCAGATCTTTTTCAAAGCCggctttctcttttctcaaATCCACGGTGAACAAGCCAACGGTCAAACCCAGATCTATGTCTTCTCTCCCCACAACCCGCCCTTCCCTCACACTCTCAAG GCCAACTCCTCAGTTGGGTTCTCTGCAATCTTTACTTCCATTTCACTCGGCGGTCTCTTCAGCTCGGCTCACGTCGTGCCTCGGCATTGACTCGAGGAGCTCGAGGTCGTTGTCTCAGGGTATGCTCGGTGCAAACCCAGGAGTTTGA
- the LOC117613807 gene encoding peptidyl-tRNA hydrolase 2, mitochondrial isoform X2 — translation MFASFRNASQHPNKQQKQEREWLSVSFKPENFIPGVVIGFILGLLLDLSQPGKGQSKKNSISVGKVQQRSLVTSNGDEELKMVLVVRRDLKMTTGKIASQCAHAATGVYAELMQSHRSLLRQWEQYGQPKIVVTCKNQQEMNKLKEAAEGIGLPTFVVADAGRTQVVNGSKTVLAVGPGPKESVDSVTGKQALL, via the exons ATGTTCGCTTCATTTCGAAACGCTTCCCAGCATCCAAACAAG CAGCAGAAGCAAGAAAGAGAATGGTTATCTGTGAGTTTTAAGCCAGAGAACTTTATTCCAGGAGTTGTCATTGGCTTCATTCTTGGGTTGCTGTTGGATTTATCACAGCCCGGTAAGGGTCAGTCGAAGAAGAACAGTATCTCAGTAGGCAAGGTGCAACAGCGAAGTTTGGTCACTAGTAATGGTGATGAAGAGCTTAAAATG GTTCTGGTAGTTCGACGAGACCTAAAGATGACAACTGGAAAAATTGCATCTCAATGTGCTC ATGCTGCCACCGGCGTGTATGCAGAACTGATGCAAAG CCACAGATCCCTTTTGAGACAATGGGAGCAATATGGGCAACCCAAAATAGTGGTTACATGCAAGAATCAACAAGAAAT GAATAAGCTGAAGGAAGCAGCTGAGGGCATTGGCCTTCCTActtttgttgttgctgatgCAGGGCGAACACAG GTTGTGAACGGGTCTAAGACAGTTCTTGCCGTTGGACCTG GACCAAAAGAATCAGTTGATTCAGTGACAGGGAAACAAGCCCTCCTCTGA
- the LOC117613807 gene encoding peptidyl-tRNA hydrolase 2, mitochondrial isoform X3 codes for MFASFRNASQHPNKQQQKQEREWLSVSFKPENFIPGVVIGFILGLLLDLSQPGKGQSKKNSISVGKVQQRSLVTSNGDEELKMVLVVRRDLKMTTGKIASQCAHAATGVYAELMQSHRSLLRQWEQYGQPKIVVTCKNQQEMNKLKEAAEGIGLPTFVVADAGRTQDQKNQLIQ; via the exons ATGTTCGCTTCATTTCGAAACGCTTCCCAGCATCCAAACAAG CAGCAGCAGAAGCAAGAAAGAGAATGGTTATCTGTGAGTTTTAAGCCAGAGAACTTTATTCCAGGAGTTGTCATTGGCTTCATTCTTGGGTTGCTGTTGGATTTATCACAGCCCGGTAAGGGTCAGTCGAAGAAGAACAGTATCTCAGTAGGCAAGGTGCAACAGCGAAGTTTGGTCACTAGTAATGGTGATGAAGAGCTTAAAATG GTTCTGGTAGTTCGACGAGACCTAAAGATGACAACTGGAAAAATTGCATCTCAATGTGCTC ATGCTGCCACCGGCGTGTATGCAGAACTGATGCAAAG CCACAGATCCCTTTTGAGACAATGGGAGCAATATGGGCAACCCAAAATAGTGGTTACATGCAAGAATCAACAAGAAAT GAATAAGCTGAAGGAAGCAGCTGAGGGCATTGGCCTTCCTActtttgttgttgctgatgCAGGGCGAACACAG GACCAAAAGAATCAGTTGATTCAGTGA
- the LOC117622944 gene encoding nuclear pore complex protein NUP85 isoform X2: MPGVDSGSGDTRGASGSNDSSLVPYLPELRQPVVYSLHHGLKPPIGRLSISWSRGNNLRVSVLRPPSAEDSDDVEVGGRVVEVRLSNGDGETGDAKWRRIAYGSVPPFALLQSRRSSVASLSKMSMSPSPYNIDWWEYVMEYSKDINSLLGDSKAPLNPVIDDPKTVLRNVEEPTSLKAAWELMEMFYADKQCQSWLPERLVDWLADYDSLLSSTQPTVHSKLVDFQNELVGLQVIEDNPKYWEVLSSALAVGWIEIVVKMLRLHGSYQFHQLGNREIENGLVETVSFLISKMPRMRPEVEYGRLGECYKAKPDFIKAWEKWRGKITKLDCSAFWLQCDHRQTREGLKNMLQIMLGNTDNICNVTCHWIELFISHFLYVRPFTVGLESMYSLAQKCMQLKPMSSAHGLIAIILGILGENTEVILAECSRAFGPWMVAHAIELLTTGSDEAEFLLQEERHSLGGISIADLHRLVYAQVLSSHPLTWQNLEICRLYELDTVSSNIMKITGVYHWKHGRKGSGVFWLQQARDEIRLSRIAQHLFDSVGKSISDESFKQWEGLIELLGSESKTTGGLEFLHKYRDFKKSLKQVYGGKTTDTARQAVESLISLMKNPSTPQRFWLPLLHDSLKLLNWQERPLLNVSQTSLLLNKLQELSMAKLRPDFIEADLPPQALSSVRLALATNLGRAILEE; this comes from the exons ATGCCCGGCGTCGACTCAGGCTCCGGCGATACGCGCGGCGCCTCAGGCTCTAACGACAGTTCTCTGGTCCCATATTTGCCGGAGCTCCGGCAACCCGTCGTCTATTCACTTCACCACGGCCTCAAGCCTCCGATCGGTCGCCTTTCCATCTCGTGGTCCCGGGGCAACAATCTGCGCGTGTCGGTTCTCCGGCCACCGTCCGCAGAAGACTCTGACGACGTCGAAGTTGGCGGGAGAGTTGTGGAGGTGAGGCTCAGTAATGGAGACGGCGAAACTGGTGATGCGAAGTGGCGGAGGATCGCGTACGGTTCCGTTCCACCATTCGCGCTTCTCCAGAGCCGGAGGAGCTCTGTCGCGAGCTTATCGAAGATGTCAATGAGTCCGTCGCCGTATAACATCGATTG gtGGGAGTATGTGATGGAGTACAGCAAGGACATAAATTCACTTCTCGGTGACTCCAAGGCGCCTCTTAATCCAGTGATTGACGACCCAAAGACGGTTTTAAGG AACGTTGAGGAGCCTACCTCTTTAAAAGCGGCATGGGAGCTAATGGAGATGTTTTATGCTGACAAACAATGCCAATCATGGCTACCGGAAAGGCTTGTTGATTGGTTGGCT GATTATGATAGTCTACTTTCGAGTACACAGCCAACTGTCCATTCGAAGCTTGtggattttcaaaatgaacttGTCGGCTTACAG GTTATTGAGGACAATCCTAAATATTGGGAAGTGTTATCATCAGCACTGGCAGTTGGCTGGATTGAGATTGTG GTGAAAATGTTGCGGTTACATGGATCTTATCAATTCCATCAGCTTGGCAACCGTGAG ATAGAGAATGGACTTGTAGAGacagtttcttttcttatttcaaAGATGCCACGCATGCGTCCTGAAGTAGAATATGGAAGGTTAGGTGAATGCTACAAAGCAAAGCCCGATTTTATCAAG GCATGGGAGAAATGGAGAGGGAAAATTACTAAACTCGACTGCAGTGCATTCTGGCTTCAATGTGATCACCGTCAAACCCGGGAGGGATTGAAAAATATGCTACAAATTATGCTAGGAAACACTGACAATATCTGCAATGTAACTTGCCATTGGATAGAGCTGTTTATTTCTCACTTTCTCTATGTCAGGCCATTCACAGTG GGTCTTGAAAGCATGTATAGCCTAGCCCAGAAATGCATGCAGTTGAAACCAATGTCTAGCGCCCATGGGTTGATAGCAATTATTCTTGGAATCCTTGGGGAAAATACTGAG GTTATCTTAGCGGAATGCTCAAGAGCATTTGGGCCTTG GATGGTTGCCCATGCCATTGAGTTGTTGACCACTGGGAGTGACGAAGCAGAATTTCTTCTACAGGAAGAACGCCATAGCTTGGGGGGAATTAGTATAGCAGATTTACATCGACTTGTCTATGCTCAAGTTCTATCATCACATCCATTGACTTGGCAA AATTTAGAGATATGCCGACTTTATGAACTTGATACCGTTAGTTCAAACATTATGAAG atTACTGGCGTGTACCATTGGAAGCATGGTAGGAAAGGTTCTGGAGTTTTTTGGCTACAGCAAGCCCGAGATGAAATTCGTCTTAGCAGGATTGCTCAGCATTTGTTTGATTCAGTTGGAAAGTCAATCTCTGATGAAAGTTTTAAG CAATGGGAAGGCTTGATTGAATTGTTGGGTTCAGAATCCAAGACTACGGGGGGTCTTGAATTTTTGCACAA GTATCGGGACTTCAAAAAGTCCCTTAAGCAGGTTTATGGTGGAAAAACTACTGACACTGCTCGGCAAGCTGTAGAATCTTTGATATCG CTTATGAAAAACCCATCTACACCTCAGCGCTTTTGGCTGCCTCTTCTGCATGACTCG TTAAAGCTGCTTAACTGGCAGGAGCGCCCTCTGCTAAATGTCTCTCAGACAAGCCTCTTGTTGAATAAACTGCAAGAGTTGTCCATGGCTAAGCTCCGCCCTGACTTCATCGAAGCAGACTTGCCACCACAGGCCCTCAGCTCTGTAAGATTAGCTCTTGCTACGAATCTCGGACGTGCTATCTTGGAGGAGTAA
- the LOC117614823 gene encoding ultraviolet-B receptor UVR8: MDEESATLPNGGSLSRKVVTVAAGEAHTLALTGDGFVYSWGRGMFGRLGTGAEADELFPVRIKFNDPRSAEERRLKLVGVAAGSYHSLALADDGSVWCWGYNTYGQLGVNGGNFLVPCLLERFLEVGSATESEVPLQVCSVKAGGMMSLAIDNLGGLWMWGSCPLKSSSNEGGFSLVTTFTPTPVWDFYGHTVVKVACGNEHVVALVSAGETYKGEDLVCFSWGGNNHGQLGLGDKEYRNRPEIVEAFNQDSPFAVYEVACGAFHTALLTHRKRPSDTLESMCWTFGLGENGQLGHGTTQSVLSPEPVKELPQYIYLVSVDCGLFHTSVVSSAGDVWSWGMEKGLGLYPDASYAGRDTGDAVSPLQINGLNGPRFQDPVQVVCGAAHTVLVANDGYKLWSWGRGRSGVLGNGKTIDCYAPTVVLWPPVTEDFKQEELNTVDKEATATIDDGDKIGEKNSTGDAETEKRLSSAMKEMKLLQSKLSVMEKYAGILHGSIFGKPMEEQDIPVSLQNSGSYDITREWENMLESADRAKLVRLEKFYRNMLAGVKDKQMKKRIQEMIKECLNSSTINRGKGDV, from the exons ATGGACGAGGAAAGCGCCACTCTTCCTAATGGCGGCAGCTTGTCTCGCAAAGTGGTGACAGTGGCTGCCGGAGAAGCCCACACTCTGGCTCTCACAG GGGATGGCTTCGTGTATTCATGGGGAAGAGGCATGTTTGGGCGTCTTGGGACTGGTGCCGAGGCCGACGAGCTCTTCCCAGTTCGAATCAAATTTAATGATCCACGTTCTGCAGAAGAAAGGAGGCTCAAGCTTGTGGGAGTTGCCGCTGGTTCTTACCACAGTCTTGCTCTTGCTG ATGATGGATCAGTTTGGTGCTGGGGTTACAACACCT ATGGCCAACTTGGTGTAAATGGAGGAAATTTTCTGGTGCCCTGCTTGCTGGAACGGTTCCTTGAGGTGGGATCTGCGACGGAGAGTGAAGTGCCACTACAG GTTTGTTCTGTTAAAGCTGGAGGAATGATGTCTCTAGCCATTGATAATCTAGGTGGCCTTTGGATGTGGGGCAGTTGCCCACTAAAAAGCAGCAGCAATGAAGGTGGGTTCTCGCTTGTGACCACTTTCACTCCAACCCCAGTGTGGGATTTTTATGGCCATACTGTTGTGAAGGTGGCATGTGGAAATGAGCATGTTGTAGCCCTAGTTAGTGCTGGAGAAACATATAAAGGCGAAGATCTCGTTTGCTTCTCTTGGGGAGGTAACAACCATGGTCAGTTAGGCCTGGGGGATAAAGAGTACAGGAATCGTCCTGAAATTGTTGAAGCTTTTAACCAGGACTCTCCTTTCGCAGTTTATGAGGTAGCATGTGGGGCTTTTCACACCGCTTTGCTCACCCACAGAAAAAGGCCAAGTGACACATTAGAAAGCATGTGCTGGACGTTTGGCCTCGGAGAAAATGGGCAGCTTGGGCACGGAACCACCCAAAGTGTATTGTCTCCTGAACCTGTGAAAGAATTGCCACAATACATATATTTGGTGTCTGTCGACTGCGGCTTATTTCACACTAGTGTTGTTTCATCTGCTGGAGATGTGTGGTCATGGGGAATGGAGAAGGGTCTTGGTCTATACCCAGATGCTAGTTATGCTGGGAGAGATACAGGGGATGCTGTTTCTCCTCTACAGATTAATGGATTGAATGGGCCTAGGTTTCAGGATCCGGTCCAAGTTGTTTGTGGAGCTGCTCATACTGTTCTTGTTGCAAATGATGGATATAAGCTTTGGTCTTGGGGGAGAGGAAGGAGTGGGGTTCTTGGAAATGGTAAGACGATTGACTGTTATGCTCCCACTGTTGTCTTGTGGCCTCCAGTTACAGAGGATTTCAAGCAAGAAGAACTAAATACTGTTGATAAGGAAGCTACAGCTACTATTGACGATGGAGATAAAATCGGGGAAAAGAATTCTACAGGAGACGCCGAAACAGAGAAAAGGCTGTCTTCGGCAATGAAAGAGATGAAGCTTCTTCAGTCAAAACTTTCAGTGATGGAGAAGTATGCTGGCATACTTCATGGCTCAATATTTGGAAAACCCATGGAAGAGCAGGATATTCCAGTCTCATTGCAGAACTCAGGTAGTTATGACATTACAAGGGAATGGGAGAACATGTTAGAGTCAGCAGATCGCGCCAAGCTCGTCAGGCTGGAAAAGTTCTACCGGAATATGCTTGCCGGTGTGAAAGATAAGCAAATGAAGAAACGGATTCAAGAGATGATAAAGGAATGCCTGAATTCTTCTACAATAAACAGAGGTAAGGGAGATGTGTAA
- the LOC117614940 gene encoding uncharacterized protein LOC117614940 has protein sequence MESVASSSSPPHHHHPQRPRTRFKPTQPFADRIVRALHHDIRLLHRRESTFFILGATGNVYTVALCFTPSCTCPDRTTPCKHILFVFLRVLGLPLDDTCLRRRTLRPCQVSRLLGLPTLPESLAGVSVRQRFHQLFFNQGSSASSSRTRPKDVEIEEGRSCPVCLEEMGREERVVACGTCRNPIHEECLMKWKRSSGRRSAYCVICRARWRDINRTMVQDKYLNLTAYATSHDQNDDSDEGLCGGGG, from the coding sequence ATGGAGTCTGTTGCCTCCAGCTCCTCTCCAccacaccaccaccacccccaaCGGCCACGGACACGGTTCAAGCCCACCCAGCCCTTCGCGGACCGGATAGTCCGCGCCCTCCACCACGACATCCGCCTCCTCCACCGCCGCGAATCCACTTTCTTCATCCTGGGCGCCACGGGGAACGTGTACACCGTGGCCTTATGCTTCACCCCTTCATGCACGTGCCCTGACCGCACAACCCCATGCAAGCACATACTCTTCGTGTTCCTCCGAGTGCTCGGCCTTCCCCTCGACGACACGTGTCTCAGGAGGAGGACGCTCCGGCCGTGCCAGGTTAGCCGCCTGTTGGGGCTGCCGACGCTGCCCGAATCACTGGCTGGTGTAAGTGTTCGACAGAGGTTTCATCAGCTGTTTTTCAACCAGGGCTCGTCAGCTTCATCGTCAAGAACAAGGCCAAAGGATGTGGAGATTGAAGAGGGCAGAAGCTGCCCTGTTTGCTTGGAGGAGATGGGAAGGGAAGAGAGAGTGGTGGCTTGCGGGACATGCAGAAACCCAATTCATGAGGAGTGTTTGATGAAGTGGAAGAGGAGCAGCGGGAGGAGGTCGGCTTATTGTGTGATTTGTAGGGCAAGGTGGAGGGATATCAATAGGACGATGGTACAAGACAAGTACTTGAATTTGACTGCTTATGCTACAAGTCATGATCAAAACGATGATTCTGATGAGGGTCtctgtggtggtggtgggtaA
- the LOC117622944 gene encoding nuclear pore complex protein NUP85 isoform X1 has translation MPGVDSGSGDTRGASGSNDSSLVPYLPELRQPVVYSLHHGLKPPIGRLSISWSRGNNLRVSVLRPPSAEDSDDVEVGGRVVEVRLSNGDGETGDAKWRRIAYGSVPPFALLQSRRSSVASLSKMSMSPSPYNIDWWEYVMEYSKDINSLLGDSKAPLNPVIDDPKTVLRNVEEPTSLKAAWELMEMFYADKQCQSWLPERLVDWLADYDSLLSSTQPTVHSKLVDFQNELVGLQVIEDNPKYWEVLSSALAVGWIEIVVKMLRLHGSYQFHQLGNREIENGLVETVSFLISKMPRMRPEVEYGRLGECYKAKPDFIKAWEKWRGKITKLDCSAFWLQCDHRQTREGLKNMLQIMLGNTDNICNVTCHWIELFISHFLYVRPFTVGLESMYSLAQKCMQLKPMSSAHGLIAIILGILGENTEVILAECSRAFGPWMVAHAIELLTTGSDEAEFLLQEERHSLGGISIADLHRLVYAQVLSSHPLTWQIAPIYLTSCMKQGMGLLEILLYKLPIQHNETLLKNLEICRLYELDTVSSNIMKITGVYHWKHGRKGSGVFWLQQARDEIRLSRIAQHLFDSVGKSISDESFKQWEGLIELLGSESKTTGGLEFLHKYRDFKKSLKQVYGGKTTDTARQAVESLISLMKNPSTPQRFWLPLLHDSLKLLNWQERPLLNVSQTSLLLNKLQELSMAKLRPDFIEADLPPQALSSVRLALATNLGRAILEE, from the exons ATGCCCGGCGTCGACTCAGGCTCCGGCGATACGCGCGGCGCCTCAGGCTCTAACGACAGTTCTCTGGTCCCATATTTGCCGGAGCTCCGGCAACCCGTCGTCTATTCACTTCACCACGGCCTCAAGCCTCCGATCGGTCGCCTTTCCATCTCGTGGTCCCGGGGCAACAATCTGCGCGTGTCGGTTCTCCGGCCACCGTCCGCAGAAGACTCTGACGACGTCGAAGTTGGCGGGAGAGTTGTGGAGGTGAGGCTCAGTAATGGAGACGGCGAAACTGGTGATGCGAAGTGGCGGAGGATCGCGTACGGTTCCGTTCCACCATTCGCGCTTCTCCAGAGCCGGAGGAGCTCTGTCGCGAGCTTATCGAAGATGTCAATGAGTCCGTCGCCGTATAACATCGATTG gtGGGAGTATGTGATGGAGTACAGCAAGGACATAAATTCACTTCTCGGTGACTCCAAGGCGCCTCTTAATCCAGTGATTGACGACCCAAAGACGGTTTTAAGG AACGTTGAGGAGCCTACCTCTTTAAAAGCGGCATGGGAGCTAATGGAGATGTTTTATGCTGACAAACAATGCCAATCATGGCTACCGGAAAGGCTTGTTGATTGGTTGGCT GATTATGATAGTCTACTTTCGAGTACACAGCCAACTGTCCATTCGAAGCTTGtggattttcaaaatgaacttGTCGGCTTACAG GTTATTGAGGACAATCCTAAATATTGGGAAGTGTTATCATCAGCACTGGCAGTTGGCTGGATTGAGATTGTG GTGAAAATGTTGCGGTTACATGGATCTTATCAATTCCATCAGCTTGGCAACCGTGAG ATAGAGAATGGACTTGTAGAGacagtttcttttcttatttcaaAGATGCCACGCATGCGTCCTGAAGTAGAATATGGAAGGTTAGGTGAATGCTACAAAGCAAAGCCCGATTTTATCAAG GCATGGGAGAAATGGAGAGGGAAAATTACTAAACTCGACTGCAGTGCATTCTGGCTTCAATGTGATCACCGTCAAACCCGGGAGGGATTGAAAAATATGCTACAAATTATGCTAGGAAACACTGACAATATCTGCAATGTAACTTGCCATTGGATAGAGCTGTTTATTTCTCACTTTCTCTATGTCAGGCCATTCACAGTG GGTCTTGAAAGCATGTATAGCCTAGCCCAGAAATGCATGCAGTTGAAACCAATGTCTAGCGCCCATGGGTTGATAGCAATTATTCTTGGAATCCTTGGGGAAAATACTGAG GTTATCTTAGCGGAATGCTCAAGAGCATTTGGGCCTTG GATGGTTGCCCATGCCATTGAGTTGTTGACCACTGGGAGTGACGAAGCAGAATTTCTTCTACAGGAAGAACGCCATAGCTTGGGGGGAATTAGTATAGCAGATTTACATCGACTTGTCTATGCTCAAGTTCTATCATCACATCCATTGACTTGGCAA ATTGCTCCAATTTATTTGACGTCGTGCATGAAACAGGGAATGGGTTTGTTAGAGATTCTATTGTATAAGCTGCCTATTCAACATAATGAAACACTTCTTAAG AATTTAGAGATATGCCGACTTTATGAACTTGATACCGTTAGTTCAAACATTATGAAG atTACTGGCGTGTACCATTGGAAGCATGGTAGGAAAGGTTCTGGAGTTTTTTGGCTACAGCAAGCCCGAGATGAAATTCGTCTTAGCAGGATTGCTCAGCATTTGTTTGATTCAGTTGGAAAGTCAATCTCTGATGAAAGTTTTAAG CAATGGGAAGGCTTGATTGAATTGTTGGGTTCAGAATCCAAGACTACGGGGGGTCTTGAATTTTTGCACAA GTATCGGGACTTCAAAAAGTCCCTTAAGCAGGTTTATGGTGGAAAAACTACTGACACTGCTCGGCAAGCTGTAGAATCTTTGATATCG CTTATGAAAAACCCATCTACACCTCAGCGCTTTTGGCTGCCTCTTCTGCATGACTCG TTAAAGCTGCTTAACTGGCAGGAGCGCCCTCTGCTAAATGTCTCTCAGACAAGCCTCTTGTTGAATAAACTGCAAGAGTTGTCCATGGCTAAGCTCCGCCCTGACTTCATCGAAGCAGACTTGCCACCACAGGCCCTCAGCTCTGTAAGATTAGCTCTTGCTACGAATCTCGGACGTGCTATCTTGGAGGAGTAA
- the LOC117613807 gene encoding peptidyl-tRNA hydrolase 2, mitochondrial isoform X1 has translation MFASFRNASQHPNKQQQKQEREWLSVSFKPENFIPGVVIGFILGLLLDLSQPGKGQSKKNSISVGKVQQRSLVTSNGDEELKMVLVVRRDLKMTTGKIASQCAHAATGVYAELMQSHRSLLRQWEQYGQPKIVVTCKNQQEMNKLKEAAEGIGLPTFVVADAGRTQVVNGSKTVLAVGPGPKESVDSVTGKQALL, from the exons ATGTTCGCTTCATTTCGAAACGCTTCCCAGCATCCAAACAAG CAGCAGCAGAAGCAAGAAAGAGAATGGTTATCTGTGAGTTTTAAGCCAGAGAACTTTATTCCAGGAGTTGTCATTGGCTTCATTCTTGGGTTGCTGTTGGATTTATCACAGCCCGGTAAGGGTCAGTCGAAGAAGAACAGTATCTCAGTAGGCAAGGTGCAACAGCGAAGTTTGGTCACTAGTAATGGTGATGAAGAGCTTAAAATG GTTCTGGTAGTTCGACGAGACCTAAAGATGACAACTGGAAAAATTGCATCTCAATGTGCTC ATGCTGCCACCGGCGTGTATGCAGAACTGATGCAAAG CCACAGATCCCTTTTGAGACAATGGGAGCAATATGGGCAACCCAAAATAGTGGTTACATGCAAGAATCAACAAGAAAT GAATAAGCTGAAGGAAGCAGCTGAGGGCATTGGCCTTCCTActtttgttgttgctgatgCAGGGCGAACACAG GTTGTGAACGGGTCTAAGACAGTTCTTGCCGTTGGACCTG GACCAAAAGAATCAGTTGATTCAGTGACAGGGAAACAAGCCCTCCTCTGA
- the LOC117614228 gene encoding uncharacterized protein LOC117614228 isoform X2 gives MAFRCRSFSKPAFSFLKSTVNKPTVKPRSMSSLPTTRPSLTLSRPTPQLGSLQSLLPFHSAVSSARLTSCLGIDSRSSRSLSQELGLSVPR, from the exons ATGGCCTTTCGCTGCAGATCTTTTTCAAAGCCggctttctcttttctcaaATCCACGGTGAACAAGCCAACGGTCAAACCCAGATCTATGTCTTCTCTCCCCACAACCCGCCCTTCCCTCACACTCTCAAG GCCAACTCCTCAGTTGGGTTCTCTGCAATCTTTACTTCCATTTCACTCGGCGGTCTCTTCAGCTCGGCTCACGTCGTGCCTCGGCATTGACTCGAGGAGCTCGAGGTCGTTGTCTCAGG AGCTGGGTCTCAGCGTGCCTCGATAA